The following proteins are co-located in the Meriones unguiculatus strain TT.TT164.6M chromosome 13 unlocalized genomic scaffold, Bangor_MerUng_6.1 Chr13_unordered_Contig_2907, whole genome shotgun sequence genome:
- the LOC132650553 gene encoding uncharacterized protein LOC132650553, with product MMEEEMESGMEKVEEEMEERMEEEMESGMEKVEEEMEERMEEEMESGMEKVEERMERLEEMEKVEEMERLERTEMMEDTMEEMERLEERMDKMEARMDAMEENMDKMEENVDKMEENVDKMEENVDKMEENVDKMEEMMDKMEENVDKMEEMMDKMEENVDKMEENVDKMEENVDKMEENVDKMEENVDEMEENVDKMEENVDEMEENVDEMEENVDEMEENVDKMEENVDKMEENVDKMEEMMDKMEARMDKMEEMMDKMEARMDKMEENMDKMEARMDKMEEMMDKMEARMDKMEENMDKMEARMDKMEEVEAGMDRTEEARLDPQARTTPGPSSGAPGAPRGGRIRCGLPRPRPAPPGSSPPGSSPLGLLAALRAPRTRFVYTVGTLDAPGSAAPAPPPGAAAVLPTAPPGRVQRRPRGTRASNPRGTRALNPRAPASNPRGTRASNPRAPASNPRGTRASNPRGTRAEGAPGRGSAPPGARPSACPPRPSGRPPGSSGRMRAGPGASGMLSPWIRASGMLSPRIRASGMLSSRIRASGMLSPRIRASGMLSPRIRASGMLSPRIRAAGRMLLAGPRASRMLSPWIRASGMLLPWIRAAGRMLTRIRAAGRMLLAGPRASRMLSPWIRASGMLLPWIRAAGRMLAGPQASRMLTWIRSRMRLSGPRASGMLLPRIRTSGMLLPWIRAAGRMLSPWIRASRMLLPRIQASRMLLPRIRASGMLLPWVRAKGRMLSPWIRASRMLM from the exons atgatggaggaggagatggagtctgggatggagaaggtggaggaggagatggaggagaggatggaggaggagatggagtctgggatggagaaggtggaggaggagatggaggagaggatggaggaggagatggagtctgggatggagaaggtggaggagaggatggagaggttggaggagatggagaaggtaGAGGAGATGGAGAGGTTGGAGAGGACGGAGATGATGGAGGACACGATGGAGGAGATGGAAAGGTTGGAGGAGCGAATGGACAAGATGGAGGCCAGGATGGACGCAATGGAGGAGAACATGGACAAGATGGAGGAGAACGTGGACAAGATGGAGGAGAACGTGGACAAGATGGAGGAGAACGTGGACAAGATGGAGGAGAACGTGGACAAGATGGAGGAGATGATGGACAAGATGGAGGAGAACGTGGACAAGATGGAGGAGATGATGGACAAGATGGAGGAGAACGTGGACAAGATGGAGGAGAACGTGGACAAGATGGAGGAGAACGTGGACAAGATGGAGGAGAACGTGGACAAGATGGAGGAGAACGTGGACGAGATGGAGGAGAACGTGGACAAGATGGAGGAGAACGTGGACGAGATGGAGGAGAACGTGGACGAGATGGAGGAGAACGTGGACGAGATGGAGGAGAACGTGGACAAGATGGAGGAGAACGTGGACAAGATGGAGGAGAACGTGGACAAGATGGAGGAGATGATGGACAAGATGGAGGCCAGGATGGACAAGATGGAGGAGATGATGGACAAGATGGAGGCCAGGATGGACAAGATGGAGGAGAACATGGACAAGATGGAGGCCAGGATGGACAAGATGGAGGAGATGATGGACAAGATGGAGGCCAGGATGGACAAGATGGAGGAGAACATGGACAAGATGGAGGCCAGGATGGACAAGAtggaggaggtggaggctggGATGGACAGGACGGAGGAGGCCAGGCTGGACCCTCAGGCCCGGACCACACCGGGGCCATCTTCAGGGGCCCCGGGCGCCCCCCGGGGCGGGAGGATCCGCTGCGGcctgccccgcccccgccccgcccctccggGCTCCTCCCCGCCGGGGTCCTCCCCTCTGGGGCTGCTGGCCGCGCTCCGGGCCCCGAGGACCCGCTTCGTCTACACCGTCGGGACCCTGGACGCGCCAG GTTCGGCCGCCCCCGCGCCCCCTCCCGGAGCCGCCGCCGTCCTCCCCACCGCCCCGCCCGGCCGGGTCCAGCGTCGCCCGCGGGGGACCCGGGCCTCGAACCCGCGGGGGACCCGGGCCTTGAACCCGCGGGCGCCAGCCTCGAACCCGCGGGGGACCCGGGCCTCGAACCCGCGGGCGCCGGCCTCGAACCCGCGGGGGACCCGGGCCTCGAACCCGCGGGGGACCCGGGCCGAGGGGGCCCCTGGGCGGGGTTCCGCTCCGCCCGGGGCTCGGCCATCCGCGTGTCCGCCGAGGCCCTCAGGGCGGCCGCCCGGCTCTTCCGGGAGGATGCGGGCTGGACCCGGGGCCTCGGGGATGCTGTCGCCATGGATACGGGCCTCGGGGATGCTGTCGCCACGGATACGGGCCTCGGGGATGCTGTCGTCACGGATACGGGCCTCGGGGATGCTGTCGCCACGGATACGGGCCTCGGGGATGCTGTCGCCACGGATACGGGCCTCGGGGATGCTGTCGCCACGGATACGGGCCGCAGGGAGGATGCTGCTCGCTGGACCACGGGCCTCACGGATGCTGTCGCCATGGATACGGGCCTCGGGGATGCTGTTGCCATGGATACGGGCCGCAGGGAGGATGCTGACGCGGATACGGGCCGCAGGGAGGATGCTGCTCGCTGGACCACGGGCCTCACGGATGCTGTCGCCATGGATACGGGCCTCGGGGATGCTGTTGCCATGGATACGGGCCGCAGGGAGGATGCTGGCTGGACCACAGGCCTCACGGATGCTGACTTGGATACGGTCACGGATGAGGCTCTCTGGACCACGGGCCTCAGGGATGCTGTTGCCACGGATACGGACCTCAGGGATGCTGTTGCCATGGATACGGGCCGCAGGGAGGATGCTGTCGCCATGGATACGGGCCTCAAGGATGCTGTTGCCACGGATACAGGCCTCACGAATGCTGTTGCCACGGATACGGGCCTCAGGGATGCTGTTGCCATGGGTACGGGCCAAAGGGAGGATGCTGTCGCCATGGATACGGGCCTCACGGATGCTGATGTAG
- the LOC132650532 gene encoding collagen alpha-1(I) chain-like, protein MDTGLRDAAPPPGAAQGRGDPGADGVSDLTCLEAMRAEEEEEEEEDPGEDRAGEGAGPGVPTGFRTAGGRPVRVPPEALARARRLLAAAEEDGEEGEDPPPPQFPRGFLTAGGRPVRVQPQALARARRLLDGAPGSTPGEEREDGGPGSGRPGPPRSPPPPGPFGGFSTAGGPCWTSPRPPPPCSPGPGCSRDAAPRAVAPVASGAPPPGRTSDAEHGEDREHGERTESPGRPGPGPPKRRRKDPPWQPPSKRSLPSASPGTAGSTETTGSRRTRLGPFTCSPEGAGDRRGFADGAALQPVTSRPQGPAPRPAGSPRRVPQGLRDAVGRARAAAPGARGGAAELASRGTLRDAVGGAGPEAAPRRSLETATRDLEPEPAVSNPQPRSMDQAGLEPAASPGAAVGRETNRPRGPAHARIRF, encoded by the exons ATGGATACGGGCCTCAGGGATGCTGCGCCCCCGCCCGGGGCCGCTCAGGGCCGCGGGGACCCCGGGGCGGACGGCGTGTCCGACCTGACGTGCCTGGAGGCCATGAgggccgaggaggaggaggaggaggaggaggaccccgGGGAGGaccgggcgggggagggggcggggcccggCGTCCCCACGGGCTTCCGGACGGCCGGCGGGAGGCCGGTTCGAGTCCCGCCCGAGGCCCTGGCCCGGGCCAGGCGGCTGCTGGCGGCGGcggaggaggacggggaggagggggaggacccGCCCCCGCCTCAGTTTCCCCGCGGCTTCCTCACGGCTGGCGGGAGGCCGGTTCGAGTCCAGCCCCAGGCCCTGGCCCGGGCCAGGCGGCTGCTGGACGGGGCCCCGGGGAGCACCCCGGGGGAGGAGCGGGAGGACGGCGGCCCCGGGAGCGGCCGCCCCGGGCCCCCGCGCTCTCCCCCGCCCCCGGGGCCCTTCGGGGGCTTCAGCACGGCCGGAG GGCCCTGCTGGACCAGCCCGCGGCCCCCGCCCCCGTGCTCCCCCGGCCCCGGGTGCTCCCGGGACGCCGCCCCCCGGGCCGTGGCCCCGGTGGCCTCCGGGGCGCCCCCTCCCGGAAGGACCTCGGACGCGGAGCACGGAGAGGACCGGGAGCACGGAGAGCGGACGGAGAGCCCGGGCCGCCCCGGCCCGGGGCCCCCGAAGAGGAGGCGCAAAGACCCACCCT GGCAGCCCCCCAGCAAGAGGAGCCTGCCGAGCGCCTCCCCCGGGACGGCGGGGAGCACGGAGACCACGGGGAGCAGGAGGACACGCCTGGGGCCCTTCACCTGCAGCCCCGAGG GCGCCGGGGACCGACGGGGGTTCGCGGACGGCGCCGCCCTCCAGCCCGTGACGAGccgcccccaggg ccccgccccccgccccgcgGGGTCTCCCCGCCGGGTCCCGCAGGGCCTTCGTGACGCCGTGGGCCGTGCGCGCGCAGCTGCGCCAGGAGCCCGAGGAGGAGCCGCAG AGCTGGCGTCGCGCGGGACCCTGAGGGACGCCGTCGGGGGCGCCGGCCCGGAAGCTGCTCCGCGGCGCAG CCTTGAAACCGCAACCCGCGACCTGGAACCGGAACCCGCAGTCTCGAACCCGCAGCCTCGCTCTATGGACCAGGCCGGACTCGAACCCGCGGCCTCCCCTGGCGCCGCCGTCGGGAGGGAAACGAACCGACCGCGAGGCCCCGCGCACGCGCGAATCCGGTTTTAA
- the LOC132650533 gene encoding uncharacterized protein LOC132650533, whose product TEQEAAPSSPPPPPPPPPPPPPPPPSPPPSPPPPPPPPPPPPPSPPPPPPSPSSPLPSSPPPPSSSSSSSSSFSSSFSSSFSPSPPPPPPPSPPPSPPPPPPPPPPPPSPPPPSPPPPPPPPPPPPPPPPPPPPPSPPPPSPPPSPPPPPPPPPPPPSPPPPPPPPPPPSPPPPPPPSPPPPPPPSPPPSPPPSLLLLLLLLLLLLLLLFLLLLLLLLLLSSSSSSFSSFSSSSSSSSSSSSHLLCGLRGSGMTSLARRPSRTPLRTPQSQRFRVAGPECGRGREGVPEGRVRVPGSVDNGDSDSPFLVVPPWGPLSSSRFWIAVFHVSVFCRFPPRRLRAPAAATERGEKNE is encoded by the exons ACAGAGCAGGAGGCggcaccctcctcccctcctccccctccccctcctccccctcctccccctcctcctcctccttctcctcctccttctcctcctccccctcctcctcctcctcctccccctcctccttctcctcctcctcctcccccctccccctcctcccccctcccctcctcccctcctcccccctcctcctcctcctcctcctcctcctccttctcctcctccttctcctcctccttctctccttctcctcctcctcctcctcctccttctcctcctccttctcctcctcctcctcctccccctcctcctcctcctccttctcctcctcctccttctcctcctccccctcctcctcctcctcctcctcctcctcctcctcctcctcctcctcctcctccttctcctcctcctccttctcctcctccttctcctcctcctcctcctccccctcctcctcctcctccttctcctcctcctcctcctcctcctcctcctcctccttctcctcctcctcctcctcctccttctcctcctcctcctcctcctccttctcctcctccttctcctcctccttctctccttctcctcctcctcctcctcctccttctcctccttctcctcttcctcctccttctcctcctcctcctcctcctctcctcctcctcctcctccttctcctccttctcctcctcctcctcctcctcttcctcctcctcct CTCATCTGCTGTGCGGCCTCCGGGGCTCGGGGATGACCTCGCTGGCCCGGCGGCCCTCCCGGACCCCCCTGAGGACCCCCCAATCCCAGCGGTTCCGGGTTGCA GGTCCAGAGTGCGGTAGGGGGCGCGAGGGGGTCCCCGAGGGCCGCGTGCGGGTTCCCGGCTCGGTTGACAATGGTGACAGCGACTCGCCGTTCCTCGTGGTTCCCCCCTGGGGACCCCTTTCCTCCAGCAGGTTCTGGATTGCG gtttttcacgTTTCTGTGTTTTGTCGTTTTCCCCCCCGGAGGCTGCGGGCGCCGGCGGCAGCGACGGAGCGAGGGGAAAAGAACGAGTGA
- the N4bp2l2 gene encoding NEDD4-binding protein 2-like 2, giving the protein MPHPEAASPKRPRPAAPGGPGFDPRVPSEAAARRVSSREDGDFYSTSAAFIGPLLRPPGRTGSAGSTAGSTAPSGDAGGGLDAELRQFYREIEELEHPGEDRRGAPGTPDPLRAPHGHADPLRAPRGPGSTRTPCPRRPRPPYWTGSTIAGAVGAPQCSPTPSVLPTATRTLSVLPRGPGSTRTPCPLCPRRPRPPYWTGSTIAGAVGAPQCSPTPSVLPTATRTLSVLPGALGAPGPRVHCVPGAHGHRTGRGAPSGGPSGRPSPCSPGSGEHQDPGCQKLLILLRGLPGSGKTTLSRALLGRSRGAGVVCSADDYFRDGGGYRYRVSRLGDAHGWSQSRARRAMAEGRSPVIIDNTNTQAWEMRPYVEMAIGEGYRVEFQEPETWWKFDPEELEKRNQHGVSRKKIARMLARYDFQVSLSTVMTSVAPDRPLPARPGPRWGPPRPGAACPGAGDPPGDQGDRPGAGDLVTLRPGAGDLVTLRPGAGDLVTLRPGAGDLVTVVTGPADRTRR; this is encoded by the exons ATGCCCCACCCCGAGGCTGCGTCCCCCAAGAGGCCGAGACCGGCCGCGCCCGGGGGCCCCGGGTTCGATCCCCGCGTTCCCTCGGAGGCCGCCGCCCGCCGCGTGTCCTCCCGGGAGGACGGGGACTTCTACAGCACCAGCGCGGCCTTCATCGGGCCCCTCCTCCGGCCcccggggaggacggggagcgcGGGGAGCACGGCGGGGAGCACGGCGCCCTCGGGGGACGCCGGCGGGGGGCTGGACGCGGAGCTCCGCCAGTTCTACCGGGAGATCGAGGAGCTGGAGCACCCCGGGGAGGACCGCCGGGGCGCCCCGGGGACCCCCGACCCCCTCCGTGCTCCCCACGGCCACGCGGACCCTCTCCGTGCTCCCCGGGGCCCTGGGAGCACCCGGACCCCGTGTCCCCGGCGCCCACGGCCACCGTACTGGACGGGGAGCACCATCGCGGGAGCCGTCGGTGCTCCCCAGTGCTCCCCGACCCCCTCCGTGCTCCCCACGGCCACGCGGACCCTCTCCGTGCTCCCCCGGGGCCCTGGGAGCACCCGGACCCCGTGTCCACTGTGTCCCCGGCGCCCACGGCCACCGTACTGGACGGGGAGCACCATCGCGGGAGCCGTCGGTGCTCCCCAGTGCTCCCCGACCCCCTCCGTGCTCCCCACGGCCACGCGGACCCTCTCCGTGCTCCCCGGGGCCCTGGGAGCACCCGGACCCCGTGTCCACTGTGTCCCCGGCGCCCACGGCCACCGTACTGGACGGGGAGCACCATCGGGAGGACCGTCGGGGCGACCCTCTCCGTGCTCCCCCGGGTCCGGGGAGCACCAGGACCCCGGATGCCAGAAGCTGCTGATCCTCCTGCGAGGACTCCCCGGCTCGGGGAAGACCACGCTGTCCCG GGCCCTGCTCGGCCGCAGCCGCGGCGCCGGCGTCGTGTGCAGCGCCGACGACTACTTCCGGGACGGCGGCGGCTACAGGTACCGCGTGTCGCGCCTCGGCGACGCCCACGGCTGGAGCCAGAGCCGAG ccAGGCGGGCCATGGCCGAGGGCCGGTCTCCGGTCATCATCGACAACACCAACACGCAGGCCTGGGAGATGAGGCCCTACGTGGAGATG GCCATCGGGGAAGGCTACCGCGTGGAGTTCCAGGAACCCGAGACCTGGTGGAAGTTCGACCCCGAGGAGCTGGAGAA gaggAACCAGCACGGCGTTTCCCGGAAGAAGATCGCGCGGATGCTGGCCCGCTACGACTTCCAGGTGTCCCTGTCCACGGTGATGACCTCGGTGGCGCCCGACCGGCCCCTCCCCGCGCGCCCGGGCCCGAGGTGGGGGCCCCCGCGCCCCGGGGCCGCATGTCCAGGCGCGGGGGACCCGCCGGGGGACCAGGGGGACCGTCCCGGCGCGGGGGACCTGGTGACCCTCCGTCCCGGCGCGGGGGACCTGGTGACCCTCCGTCCCGGCGCGGGGGACCTGGTGACCCTCCGTCCCGGCGCGGGAGACCTGGTGACCGTGGTGACTGGCCCCGCTGACCGGACCCGTCGGTGA